The following are encoded in a window of Bacillus xiapuensis genomic DNA:
- a CDS encoding ABC transporter ATP-binding protein: MENVIEFHDVSKKFPAFSIDNINLQIKKGYTTGFIGPNGAGKSTMIQLMMNLLQPDKGEVSVFGLDYARHEKEIKNRIGFVYDSNIYYESLNLKDISKIIAPAYKQWDHKQFNKYVNQFELPLNKSIKNFSKGMQMKASIAIALSHNADLIIMDEPTAGLDPTFRRELLDIFQEFMVNEGKSIFFSTHTTSDLERFADYIILIDKGEILLNKRLDEIQEQYVLVKGSVDLLDRDTEAHFIYIERSQGVFQALSKDAAKVQTVFGDHVVIEKASLDEIMFYMKSAHRKNN, translated from the coding sequence ATGGAAAATGTAATTGAGTTCCATGACGTTTCGAAAAAATTTCCAGCATTCTCTATAGATAATATAAATTTGCAGATAAAAAAAGGGTACACAACAGGATTTATTGGTCCAAACGGAGCTGGAAAGTCAACTATGATTCAGTTAATGATGAATTTATTACAACCGGATAAGGGAGAAGTTAGCGTGTTTGGGCTGGATTATGCCAGACATGAAAAGGAAATTAAAAACCGTATAGGCTTTGTGTACGACAGCAATATATACTATGAATCCCTGAACTTGAAGGATATTAGTAAAATTATTGCTCCAGCCTATAAACAGTGGGATCATAAGCAATTTAATAAGTATGTTAATCAATTTGAGCTGCCCTTAAATAAATCTATTAAAAATTTTTCTAAAGGAATGCAAATGAAAGCTTCGATAGCTATTGCCTTATCTCATAATGCAGATTTAATTATTATGGATGAACCGACAGCAGGATTAGATCCAACATTTCGCAGGGAATTACTAGACATTTTCCAAGAGTTTATGGTGAATGAGGGAAAGAGTATATTTTTTTCAACGCATACTACAAGCGATTTGGAGCGTTTTGCTGATTATATTATATTAATTGATAAAGGGGAAATTCTTCTTAATAAACGTTTGGATGAGATACAGGAACAATATGTCTTGGTAAAAGGAAGTGTGGATTTGCTTGACCGAGACACGGAAGCACATTTCATTTACATAGAGCGTTCTCAAGGCGTCTTTCAAGCTTTATCAAAAGATGCAGCAAAAGTACAAACAGTCTTTGGTGATCATGTTGTGATAGAGAAAGCTTCTTTAGATGAAATAATGTTTTATATGAAATCCGCACATAGGAAAAATAATTAA
- a CDS encoding ABC-2 transporter permease, with the protein MFNLIKKDFVIQKTQLLLFIPFIMFFAIFAGHMSPAFIFLLASMYIPINGYFYDEQVESNILLNSLPYTRKEIVAAKYIGAIAYMILSIGVAGIILYIFNYDFLIMDIAIAMGLFFIFAAFAFPLFYILKPGYIGVVIIVGMITLAVVLPPLFRFLAKHFTTITDFLSSLSTTASYLIGAAISIGLYLISWMVSRFIYQRKVF; encoded by the coding sequence ATGTTTAACTTGATAAAAAAGGACTTTGTTATACAAAAAACACAACTACTGCTTTTTATTCCGTTTATTATGTTTTTTGCAATTTTTGCCGGTCATATGAGTCCAGCTTTTATTTTTCTGTTGGCCAGCATGTATATACCGATAAATGGATATTTTTATGATGAACAGGTGGAATCTAATATCCTTCTTAATTCTTTGCCATACACGAGAAAAGAGATTGTTGCTGCAAAATATATCGGTGCCATTGCCTATATGATTTTATCAATAGGTGTAGCTGGTATCATTCTATATATCTTTAATTATGACTTTTTGATAATGGATATAGCCATCGCTATGGGGCTATTCTTCATTTTTGCCGCTTTTGCCTTTCCATTATTTTATATTTTAAAACCCGGTTATATAGGTGTGGTAATTATAGTTGGGATGATCACTTTAGCCGTTGTTCTGCCACCCCTTTTCCGGTTCTTGGCGAAACATTTCACAACGATTACAGATTTTCTTTCGAGCTTATCGACAACAGCCAGTTACCTTATTGGAGCCGCTATCTCTATTGGTCTTTATTTAATTTCTTGGATGGTAAGCCGATTTATTTATCAGCGGAAGGTGTTTTAA
- a CDS encoding ABC transporter ATP-binding protein, which produces MENIVEFKNVSKCFKDFSLENINLQVKQGQITGFVGANGAGKSVTMKLMMNLMQPDSGEIKVFGKDYANQGKEIKERIGFVYDGNVFYESLSLKDIRKIIAPAYRNWSDKQFYDYIKKFELPLNKAIKTFSKGMLMKASLSMALSHEAELIMMDEPTAGLDPVFRRELLDILKAMMADGKRTIFFSTHITSDLERIADNITFIQKGKILFNESIRDLQERYALVKGKANLLNPGIVKSFISLERSSTEFQAITNNAEEIRRLLGEQVVMEEATLEDIIFYTKGASQQYV; this is translated from the coding sequence ATGGAAAACATAGTAGAATTTAAAAATGTAAGCAAATGTTTTAAAGACTTTTCCTTAGAAAACATCAATTTGCAAGTAAAACAAGGCCAGATAACAGGGTTTGTCGGGGCGAATGGCGCAGGAAAATCAGTCACCATGAAGTTAATGATGAATCTTATGCAACCAGATTCAGGCGAAATAAAGGTATTTGGAAAAGATTATGCCAATCAGGGAAAGGAAATTAAGGAGCGCATAGGATTTGTTTATGACGGTAATGTTTTCTATGAAAGTTTGAGTCTAAAAGATATTCGTAAAATCATTGCCCCTGCCTATAGAAATTGGAGCGATAAACAATTTTATGATTATATCAAGAAGTTTGAACTCCCGTTAAACAAGGCGATTAAAACCTTTTCCAAGGGGATGCTGATGAAAGCCTCTTTATCAATGGCTCTATCTCATGAAGCTGAACTTATTATGATGGATGAGCCAACAGCTGGTTTGGACCCCGTTTTTCGAAGAGAGCTGTTGGATATTTTAAAAGCAATGATGGCAGATGGAAAGAGAACGATTTTCTTTTCCACTCATATAACCAGTGATTTAGAGCGGATTGCAGACAATATTACTTTCATTCAAAAAGGAAAAATTCTTTTCAATGAATCGATAAGAGATTTACAGGAGCGTTATGCATTAGTCAAAGGAAAGGCCAATTTGCTCAACCCCGGCATTGTAAAAAGTTTTATAAGTCTGGAACGTTCTTCTACTGAATTTCAAGCCATAACAAATAATGCAGAAGAAATAAGGAGATTATTAGGGGAACAAGTGGTTATGGAAGAAGCCACTTTGGAGGACATTATATTTTATACGAAAGGAGCTAGTCAACAATATGTTTAA
- a CDS encoding Lsa family ABC-F type ribosomal protection protein has translation MSIIQVQNLTFSYPDSFDNIFEDVSFQIDTDWKLGFIGRNGRGKTTFFNLLLGNYEYSGKIISSVKFRYFPYPVSDKSKYTHEIFEEICPQAEDWEFLREISYLNVDAEVMYRPFNTLSNGEQTKVLLAALFLTEGQFLLIDEPTNHLDTDARKIVSAYLRKKKGFILISHDRIFLDGCVDHILSINRANIEVQRGNYSSWKLNFDRQQEHEKATNQHLRKDIGRLKQSSRRSAGWSNQVESSKNGSTNSGSKLDKGFVGHKAAKMMKKAKNLESRQQKAIEEKSKLLKNVEETEPLKLKPLEFQSSELIALDNVSVKYDDQLVNKPISFKVEQGDRIVLDGKNGSGKSSILKLILGNPIHHTGSMKLGSGLIISYVQQDTSHLKGLLSEFIEEHEIDETLFKSILRKMDFDRIQFEKDISHYSGGQKKKLLIAKSLCEKAHLYIWDEPLNFIDIYSRMQIEELIQRFNPTMVIVEHDQAFQQTVATKIISM, from the coding sequence ATGTCAATCATACAAGTTCAAAACTTAACTTTTTCTTATCCAGATAGCTTTGACAATATTTTTGAAGATGTAAGTTTTCAAATAGATACGGATTGGAAACTTGGATTTATCGGCAGAAACGGACGAGGTAAAACAACATTCTTTAATTTATTATTAGGGAATTATGAGTATAGCGGGAAAATTATTTCTTCAGTAAAATTTAGGTATTTTCCTTATCCCGTTTCGGATAAAAGCAAGTATACTCATGAAATTTTTGAGGAAATTTGTCCCCAAGCAGAAGATTGGGAATTTCTTCGTGAAATATCCTATCTAAATGTTGATGCCGAGGTCATGTACCGGCCATTTAATACATTATCAAATGGAGAACAAACAAAGGTGTTACTTGCTGCACTTTTTTTGACTGAGGGTCAATTTCTATTAATTGATGAGCCAACCAATCATCTAGACACTGATGCACGAAAGATAGTCTCAGCTTATCTAAGGAAGAAAAAAGGATTTATTTTAATTTCACATGACAGAATCTTTTTAGATGGATGCGTTGACCATATCTTATCTATCAACAGGGCCAATATTGAAGTGCAAAGAGGCAATTATTCTTCTTGGAAGTTAAATTTTGATCGACAGCAGGAACACGAAAAGGCTACAAATCAGCATCTGCGAAAAGACATAGGAAGATTAAAACAGTCTTCAAGGCGTTCAGCAGGTTGGTCTAATCAAGTGGAATCGTCCAAAAATGGGTCAACGAATTCAGGTTCTAAGCTGGACAAAGGTTTTGTAGGGCATAAAGCAGCAAAAATGATGAAGAAAGCCAAGAACCTTGAATCAAGGCAACAAAAAGCTATTGAGGAAAAGTCAAAACTGCTAAAAAATGTGGAAGAAACGGAGCCATTAAAATTAAAACCATTGGAGTTTCAGTCAAGTGAGTTGATTGCTTTGGATAATGTGTCTGTTAAGTACGATGACCAATTAGTAAATAAGCCAATTAGCTTTAAAGTTGAACAAGGCGACCGAATTGTACTTGATGGAAAGAATGGAAGCGGAAAAAGTAGTATCCTAAAGCTAATCCTGGGAAATCCGATACATCATACAGGCTCAATGAAGTTAGGTTCAGGCCTTATTATTTCCTATGTCCAACAAGACACTTCTCATTTGAAGGGACTGTTATCGGAATTTATTGAAGAGCATGAGATTGATGAAACGTTATTTAAATCCATCCTACGTAAGATGGATTTTGATCGAATCCAATTTGAGAAAGATATATCCCATTATTCTGGCGGGCAAAAGAAAAAGCTGCTTATAGCCAAAAGTTTATGTGAAAAAGCTCATTTATATATTTGGGATGAACCGTTAAATTTTATTGATATTTATTCGCGCATGCAGATTGAAGAGCTTATTCAAAGATTTAATCCCACAATGGTTATCGTTGAGCATGATCAGGCATTTCAACAAACAGTTGCAACGAAAATTATATCTATGTAG
- a CDS encoding GntR family transcriptional regulator produces the protein MQVIISNSSKEPIYEQIFKQIQAKILSGELKAGTALPSIRQLAKDLRISVITTKRAYEELEKAGFIYLIVGKGSFVAEQNLDVIREKKLQAIEEQLSAVISNSKEIGLSYEELQDLLKLLYEE, from the coding sequence ATGCAAGTCATTATATCTAACAGTTCAAAAGAACCGATCTATGAGCAGATTTTCAAACAAATTCAAGCTAAAATTTTGTCAGGTGAGCTAAAAGCAGGAACCGCGTTGCCTTCTATAAGGCAATTAGCCAAAGATTTGAGAATTAGTGTTATCACTACTAAACGGGCCTATGAAGAATTGGAGAAAGCGGGGTTCATATACTTAATTGTTGGGAAAGGTTCATTTGTAGCAGAGCAAAATTTAGATGTGATTCGAGAGAAAAAATTGCAAGCAATTGAAGAGCAATTAAGTGCGGTTATCTCCAATAGTAAGGAAATTGGGTTATCGTATGAAGAATTACAAGATTTATTAAAGTTGCTGTATGAGGAGTGA